DNA sequence from the Vicia villosa cultivar HV-30 ecotype Madison, WI linkage group LG3, Vvil1.0, whole genome shotgun sequence genome:
TCCTGCTTCTAacagcttttgaacttcctttttcACTACATCGCTTAGAATCAGATTGATTCGTCTTTGATGTTCTTGCGAGGTCTTACACTCTTCCTCGAGCATAATGCGATGCATGCAGATAGAGGGGCTTATTCCCTTTAGATCAGATATGTTATAGCCTAAAGCGGTCGGATATTTCCTAAGGACATTGAGTAACTTTTCAGTTTCAATCTGTCCAAGGTCTGCGTTTACTATAACAGGTCGTTCAAGTTCTTCATCTAGGAATTCATACCTTAAATCTTTgggtagtgttttaagttctatagcaggtttcttagggcAAGGAATATGATCAGGGGTTAATGCTAGGCATTCACTTAAATTGTTATCTtggtattcctcacgccagttatcGTCCTCGAAAATAGGTGGCATTTGTATTTTTAGAACTTCAGAGTAGGTGTTTTGTTGTTTCTCCATTTCTTTAACGCATTCATCAATAACGTCCAAGAAACAACAGGAATCGTCTATGGCTGGGGCTTTGAAGAATTGGGAGAGAATAAACTCTACTTTCTCTTCACCGACCTCGAAAGTTAGCTTTCCTTTCTTGACATCTATAATGGCACCAGCAGTTGCTAAGAATGGCCTTCCTAGTATAATAGGGATATTAGAGTCCTCTTTAATGTCCATTATTATGAAGTCAGTAGGAATATAGAATTGTCCTATACGAACAGGTACATTTTCAAGCATTCCTACGGGAAACTTGACAGATCGGTCAGCTAATTGCAATGACATTCTTGTTGGTCTTAGTTCACCTAATTTGAGTTTTTCACAAATAGATAGAGGCATtaaactaacactggctcctaaatcACATAAGGCTTTGTCTATTACGAATTTCCCAATTACAcaaggtatagagaaactaccagggtcttttagtttaggaggcatgttgttttgaatGATAGCGCTACACTCAGCAGTTAGTGTAACAGTTTCATTCTCTACTATCTTCTTCTTATTGGATAAGATCTCCTTGAGGAACTTAGCATATGAGGGCATTTGGGTAATAGCTTCTGTGAAAGGAATGGTAACATTTAGTTGCTTCAGAAGCTCTACGAATTTCTTAAATTGGCCCTCATTCTTAGACTTAGCAAGTCTTTGAGGATATGGAATCGGTGGTTTATATGGTGGGGGAGGCACATAAGGTTTCTCCTTTTCAGATGCCTCTTCATTCTCATCCTCCTTTTCAGTTTCAGGTTGTTCTCTTGGTTTTTCAGTCGCTTTATCAGGTTTCTGATACATGGTTGGGTTCTGAAGCCTTGGATCGATTGGTCCATCGAGCtcagttccacttcgtagtgttatggCATTAGCGTGCCCTTTAGGATTGGGTTGTGGTTGACCAGGAAATGATCCAGCAGGTGCGGAAGTAGTTGCTTGTTGTTGGGCCACTTGAGCAATCTGAGTTTCTAACATCTTATTATGGGTCGCTAGGGCATCTACCTTAGTTGCTAATTGCTTCAATTGTTCACCGGTGTGAACATTTTGGTTGAGGAAATCCTTATTTTGTTGAGCTTGGGTAGCAATGAAATTTTCCATCATAATTTCAAGGTTAGACTTTCTAGGAACATTAGGCATATTAGGAATGTTAGCAGCAGGTTTTTGGTAACCTGGCGGTACAACAGGTGCTTGATTCGGGACAAACAGAGCGTTGTTATTTTTGTACGAAAAATTAGGATGATTCTTCCATCCAGGATTGTAGGTGTTGGAATACGGATTCCCTTGAGCGTAGTTAACTTGATCAACCGAGACTCCTGCCAAAATAGCACATTCGGGGGCAGCATGTCCAAGAACTCCACACAATTCGCAGTTTGGAGTTATAGCAGCCACGGTGGCTGCGGGTGGTAAGGTCAAGCTTTCCAGCTTTTGGGTAAGGGCATCTACTTTAGCGTTCACTTTGTCTAGGCTACTAATTTCTTACATTCCGCCTTTAGTTTGAGATTTTTCCACAGGAGTTCTTTCGCTTCCCCATTGGTAATGATTTTGAGCCATGTTTTCAATTAGTTGATAGGCTTCGTCATACGGCTTATCCATAAGCGTGCcaccagcagcggcatctattgACAACCTCGTGTTGTACAACAGTCCATTGTAAAATGTATGAATGACGAGCCAGTCTTCTAATCCGTGATGTGGGCACATTCGCATCATGTCCTTATATCGCTCCCATGCATCGAAAAGAGATTCAGTGTCCTTTTGTCTGAATCCATTGATTTGTGCTCGTAACGCAACTGTTTTGCTAGGAGGAAAATAACATGCTAAGAAAACAGTCTTCAATTCTTCCCACGTCGTGACAGAATTTTGTGGCAAGGATTGCAACCAAGCCCAAGCTCTATCTCTCAGGGAGAAGGGAAAAAGGCGTAGTCTTATTGCATCGGCAGTTACTCCATTGGCTATCACGGTATCAGCAAATTGGATGAACTTTGTTAAATGTTCGTTAGGATCATCGGTAGGAACACCGGAAAATTGACGTTGTTGAATGGCTGATATCAATGATGGCTTCAGCTCGAAATCTTTTCGGTTAATAGCAGGGTTAACGATGCTCTTGTGGGGCTCTAGTTGAGATGGGGTGGAATATTCTCTGAGTGGACGGTTTCGCGGTCCTTCGGCCATTTCTACTTTTGGCTTGAGTTATTCTTCGGATTCTTGGTCGGAGTCAGATTCTGACTTAGCGGCTGATTCCTTTTCGGAATCTGAGAGAGGAAAGGGAATGTTGTGATATGAACAGTATTTCCTGATAGCTCGTCTTACGTTAATAAGACGCTCAGGTTCGCTCGTCGTCTGTACTAAGGTATCGCTTTTTGAGCGAGTACTTGGCATACAATCGACGAAAAAGGGAAAAAATAAAATTGGT
Encoded proteins:
- the LOC131657848 gene encoding uncharacterized protein LOC131657848; amino-acid sequence: MAEGPRNRPLREYSTPSQLEPHKSIVNPAINRKDFELKPSLISAIQQRQFSGVPTDDPNEHLTKFIQFADTVIANGVTADAIRLRLFPFSLRDRAWAWLQSLPQNSVTTWEELKTVFLACYFPPSKTVALRAQINGFRQKDTESLFDAWERYKDMMRMCPHHGLEDWLVIHTFYNGLLYNTRLSIDAAAGGTLMDKPYDEAYQLIENMAQNHYQWGSERTPVEKSQTKGGILTLPPAATVAAITPNCELCGVLGHAAPECAILAGVSVDQVNYAQGNPYSNTYNPGWKNHPNFSYKNNNALFVPNQAPVVPPGYQKPAANIPNMPNVPRKSNLEIMMENFIATQAQQNKDFLNQNVHTGEQLKQLATKVDALATHNKMLETQIAQVAQQQATTSAPAGSFPGQPQPNPKGHANAITLRSGTELDGPIDPRLQNPTMYQKPDKATEKPREQPETEKEDENEEASEKEKPYVPPPPYKPPIPYPQRLAKSKNEGQFKKFVELLKQLNVTIPFTEAITQMPSYAKFLKEILSNKKKIVENETVTLTAEYKALCDLGASVSLMPLSICEKLKLGELRPTRMSLQLADRSVKFPVGMLENVPVRIGQFYIPTDFIIMDIKEDSNIPIILGRPFLATAGAIIDVKKGKLTFEVGEEKVEFILSQFFKAPAIDDSCCFLDVIDECVKEMEKQQNTYSEVLKIQMPPIFEDDNWREEYQDNNLSECLALTPDHIPCPKKPAIELKTLPKDLRYEFLDEELERPVIVNADLGQIETEKLLNVLRKYPTALGYNISDLKGISPSICMHRIMLEEECKTSQEHQRRINLILSDVVKKEVQKLLEAGIIYPISDSK